One genomic segment of Methylocystis sp. SC2 includes these proteins:
- a CDS encoding cbb3-type cytochrome c oxidase subunit I: protein MTDASVPQNVAPPPAEVPDVELYHAHSWITKYVFSQDAKVIAIQYAGTAITVGILALALSWVIRLQLAFPGAIPFIDANVYYQSVTMHGMIMVVYMLTAIFLGGFGNYLIPLMVGARDMVFPYVNMLSYWVYLLATLVLVSSYFFPGGPTGAGWTLYPPQSILTGTPGHEYGIILMLVSLILFIVGFTMGGLNYVVTVLQGRTRGMTLMRMPLTVWGIFSAAVMALLAFPGLFVACVMLLLDRTLGTSFFMPSLVELGERKDYVGGSPILFQHLFWFFGHPEVYIVALPAFGVVSDLISVHARKNIFGYRMMVWAIIAIGVLSMVVWGHHMYISGMDPWFGFFFAVTTLAIAVPTALKVYNWVLTLWHADIHFTTPMLFALGFLVTFVNGGITGLYLGNVIVDVPLSATLFVVAHFHMVMGIAPVLVIFGAIYHWYPKITGRMMDERLGKIHFWITFLGAYAIFFPMHYLGVLGMPRRFYEMGETAFVPASAATLNIFITVIALAVGFAQSIFFYNLFKSLKYGAPAGGNPWRAASLEWQTPETPPGHGNWGKQLPVVYRWPYAYSVPGAPEDYLPQNAPPVRGERSP from the coding sequence ATGACCGACGCCAGCGTACCACAGAACGTCGCGCCGCCGCCGGCGGAGGTGCCGGACGTCGAACTCTATCACGCCCACAGCTGGATCACGAAATATGTGTTCAGCCAGGACGCCAAGGTCATCGCCATTCAATACGCCGGCACGGCCATCACCGTCGGCATTCTGGCCCTGGCGCTGTCATGGGTGATTCGCCTGCAGCTCGCCTTTCCGGGCGCGATCCCCTTCATTGACGCCAATGTCTATTACCAGTCCGTGACCATGCATGGCATGATCATGGTCGTCTACATGCTCACCGCCATCTTTCTCGGCGGCTTCGGCAATTATCTCATTCCGCTGATGGTCGGCGCGAGGGACATGGTGTTCCCTTACGTCAACATGCTCAGCTACTGGGTCTATCTGCTCGCGACCCTCGTTCTCGTCTCGAGCTATTTCTTCCCGGGCGGGCCGACCGGCGCCGGCTGGACCCTTTATCCGCCGCAATCGATTCTGACAGGCACGCCGGGCCACGAATACGGCATCATCCTGATGCTCGTCTCTTTGATCCTGTTCATCGTCGGCTTCACGATGGGCGGACTGAATTACGTGGTGACGGTGCTGCAAGGGCGCACCCGAGGCATGACGCTGATGCGCATGCCGCTGACGGTTTGGGGGATCTTCTCCGCCGCCGTCATGGCGCTTCTCGCCTTCCCCGGCCTCTTCGTCGCCTGCGTCATGCTGCTCCTCGATCGCACGCTGGGCACGAGCTTCTTCATGCCGTCGCTCGTCGAACTCGGCGAGCGCAAGGACTATGTCGGCGGCAGCCCGATCTTGTTCCAGCACCTGTTCTGGTTCTTCGGCCATCCGGAGGTCTATATCGTCGCGCTGCCGGCCTTCGGCGTCGTGTCCGATCTGATCAGCGTGCATGCGCGCAAGAACATCTTCGGCTACCGAATGATGGTCTGGGCGATCATCGCCATCGGCGTGCTCAGCATGGTGGTCTGGGGCCACCATATGTATATCAGCGGCATGGACCCGTGGTTCGGGTTCTTCTTCGCGGTGACGACGCTCGCGATCGCCGTGCCGACCGCGCTGAAAGTGTATAATTGGGTGCTGACCCTTTGGCACGCCGACATCCACTTCACGACGCCGATGCTGTTCGCGCTGGGGTTCCTCGTCACTTTCGTCAACGGCGGCATCACCGGCCTCTATCTCGGCAACGTCATCGTCGACGTGCCCTTGTCGGCGACGCTGTTCGTCGTCGCGCATTTCCACATGGTGATGGGCATCGCGCCGGTGCTCGTCATCTTCGGCGCCATCTATCATTGGTATCCGAAGATCACCGGCCGCATGATGGACGAGCGGCTCGGCAAGATTCATTTCTGGATCACCTTCCTTGGCGCCTATGCGATATTCTTTCCGATGCACTATCTGGGCGTGCTCGGGATGCCGCGGCGCTTTTATGAGATGGGCGAAACCGCCTTCGTTCCCGCATCGGCCGCCACGCTCAACATTTTCATCACGGTCATCGCGTTGGCGGTCGGCTTCGCGCAGTCGATCTTCTTTTACAATCTGTTCAAGAGCCTGAAATACGGCGCCCCCGCCGGCGGCAATCCCTGGCGCGCCGCTTCGCTCGAATGGCAGACTCCCGAGACGCCGCCGGGACACGGCAATTGGGGTAAGCAGCTTCCGGTGGTTTATCGCTGGCCTTACGCCTACAGCGTGCCCGGCGCGCCGGAGGATTATCTGCCGCAGAACGCGCCGCCGGTCAGAGGAGAGCGTTCGCCATGA
- a CDS encoding cytochrome c oxidase subunit 3: protein MSVMGLFFIFIATVSVMWLVRQGVMESPWLEEGEVAHYRRAGGAEPPTAGRVGLAVFLAVAGCLFSLLAAAFFMRGDAPDWQMPPIPRVLWVNTFLLAASSVALQVAVFAARRADAERVKTALLVGAVTAALFLIGQIWAWRELLELRFFASSNAANAFFYLLTGVHALHLIGGLVALARTTDKVRGAEQVTKALTTRVELCAIYWHFLLFVWLLMFAMLIGWADGFGAICRRLLS from the coding sequence ATGAGCGTCATGGGGCTCTTCTTCATCTTTATCGCCACCGTCTCCGTCATGTGGTTGGTCCGCCAGGGGGTGATGGAGTCGCCTTGGCTCGAGGAAGGCGAGGTTGCGCATTATCGTCGCGCCGGCGGCGCCGAGCCGCCGACGGCCGGGAGAGTGGGGCTCGCGGTCTTTCTCGCTGTCGCAGGCTGTCTATTTTCTCTGCTCGCCGCGGCTTTTTTCATGCGCGGCGACGCGCCTGACTGGCAGATGCCGCCGATCCCCCGCGTTCTTTGGGTCAACACTTTCCTTCTTGCCGCCAGCAGCGTCGCCCTGCAGGTCGCGGTCTTCGCCGCCCGGCGCGCCGACGCCGAGCGGGTCAAGACGGCGCTGCTTGTCGGGGCCGTAACCGCGGCGCTTTTCCTGATCGGTCAAATCTGGGCGTGGCGCGAACTTCTCGAGCTGCGTTTCTTCGCCTCGAGCAACGCCGCGAACGCCTTCTTCTATCTGCTGACGGGCGTGCACGCGCTGCATCTCATTGGCGGTCTGGTGGCGCTTGCGCGAACCACCGACAAGGTGCGTGGCGCCGAGCAAGTCACCAAGGCGCTGACGACGCGCGTCGAGCTCTGCGCCATCTACTGGCATTTTCTGCTGTTCGTCTGGTTGCTGATGTTCGCCATGCTGATCGGCTGGGCCGATGGTTTCGGCGCCATCTGCCGGCGTCTGCTTTCGTAA
- a CDS encoding heme-copper oxidase subunit III family protein, with the protein MVSDWSSDQRSFKSASWGKAMMWIFLVSDTFVFSCFLISYMTVRMSTTVEWPHPSEIFALEIGGKKIPLILIAIMTFDLITSSGTMAMAVNFAYARERRKAAILMLVTAFFGAAFVGMQAFEWTKLIHEGVRPWGNPFGAAQFGSSFFMITGFHGFHVSIGVIFLLIIARAVWRGDYDVGRRGFFTSRKGRYEIVEIMGLYWHFVDLVWVFIFAFFYLW; encoded by the coding sequence ATGGTCTCGGACTGGTCCTCGGATCAGCGCTCTTTCAAGAGCGCGTCCTGGGGCAAGGCGATGATGTGGATCTTCCTCGTCAGCGACACCTTTGTCTTCAGCTGCTTTCTGATTTCCTACATGACGGTGCGCATGTCCACGACGGTGGAATGGCCGCACCCGAGCGAAATCTTCGCGCTGGAGATCGGCGGCAAAAAAATTCCGCTCATCCTGATCGCCATCATGACCTTCGATCTCATCACGAGCTCGGGCACCATGGCGATGGCCGTCAACTTCGCCTATGCGCGCGAGCGCAGGAAGGCGGCGATTTTGATGCTGGTGACGGCGTTCTTTGGCGCCGCCTTCGTCGGCATGCAGGCCTTCGAATGGACCAAGCTCATTCACGAAGGCGTGCGGCCCTGGGGCAATCCCTTCGGCGCGGCGCAGTTCGGCTCCAGCTTCTTCATGATCACTGGCTTCCACGGATTCCACGTGTCGATCGGCGTGATCTTCCTGCTCATCATCGCGCGCGCCGTCTGGCGGGGCGATTATGACGTGGGGCGACGCGGTTTTTTCACGAGCCGCAAGGGTCGATACGAGATCGTCGAGATCATGGGCCTATATTGGCACTTCGTGGATCTCGTATGGGTGTTCATCTTCGCATTCTTCTATCTGTGGTGA
- a CDS encoding cytochrome C oxidase subunit IV family protein: MTATTENSSHGHAPVAQAAQPAAQAHGQQHPIKLYLLVWGLLFVLSACSYLVDYFDFQGYLRWFLIVLFMLLKAGLIVAIFMHMAWERLALVVAILLPPLAVLVLMAMMAWEGDYTNYLRVVFFGA, translated from the coding sequence ATGACGGCGACGACGGAAAATTCGAGTCACGGACATGCGCCTGTCGCGCAAGCGGCCCAGCCAGCGGCGCAGGCGCATGGCCAGCAGCATCCTATCAAGCTCTATCTTCTGGTGTGGGGGCTGCTCTTCGTTCTGAGCGCATGCTCCTATCTCGTCGATTATTTCGACTTTCAGGGCTATCTGCGCTGGTTCCTGATCGTCCTGTTCATGCTGCTGAAGGCCGGGCTCATCGTCGCCATCTTCATGCACATGGCGTGGGAGCGGCTGGCGCTGGTCGTCGCCATTCTGCTGCCGCCGCTGGCGGTGCTGGTGCTCATGGCGATGATGGCGTGGGAAGGCGACTACACCAATTATCTGCGCGTGGTCTTTTTCGGCGCGTGA
- a CDS encoding MFS transporter, translating into MTASPVNAASIFSALDEAPMTWRHYAYWLAASGGALLDGFSVSGLGVALPLLKRDFPISPLFVGLIGSALVLGAVAGSALGGIGADRFGRKRVFIADMAIIALACFIGAAAPNARLILLSQFLLGVGVGIDFPTSGAYVSELMPRASRNRMTVATISLQSVGMAAAALAGLAILKLRPSTEDWRLLFGAGGAIALLFLAARIWAPESARWLVAKGRIGEAAALLKRLSTEFGEKPMDLRAEGVALANARPNATPVRQDVGYSTLFRQAYRARTMLVSLPWMLMDVATYGVGLFTPVILGAMHLGAADAGSIAADFADAEGSAIVDAFLIIGFVASLWAVPRFGRITMQVAGFSGMGLGMLLLLFAAMSDNGANAHLAFVIGGFMLFNFAMNAGPNATTFTLAPTLFPTAIRASASGFAAASAKVGATFGTFVVPQLQAGWGLTGVVALMVAVSVAGLMTTAGLAHAVNEEGVLEE; encoded by the coding sequence GTGACGGCGTCGCCGGTAAACGCCGCCTCGATTTTTTCCGCGCTCGACGAAGCGCCGATGACATGGCGTCATTACGCCTATTGGCTCGCGGCGAGCGGCGGCGCCCTTCTGGACGGCTTCTCCGTGTCAGGATTGGGCGTCGCGCTGCCGTTGCTCAAGCGCGACTTTCCGATCAGCCCGCTTTTCGTCGGCCTTATTGGATCGGCGCTGGTGCTCGGCGCGGTCGCGGGTTCGGCGCTCGGCGGAATCGGCGCGGATAGATTCGGCCGCAAGCGCGTCTTCATCGCCGACATGGCCATCATCGCGCTCGCCTGCTTCATCGGCGCGGCGGCGCCCAACGCCCGCTTGATCCTGCTCTCGCAGTTTCTTCTTGGCGTCGGCGTCGGCATCGATTTTCCGACGAGCGGCGCTTATGTGTCGGAGCTGATGCCGCGCGCGTCGCGCAACAGAATGACCGTGGCGACGATCTCCCTGCAGTCGGTCGGCATGGCGGCGGCGGCGCTCGCCGGCCTCGCGATATTGAAGCTGCGCCCCTCGACGGAAGACTGGCGGCTGCTGTTCGGCGCCGGCGGCGCCATCGCGCTGCTTTTTCTTGCCGCGCGCATATGGGCGCCGGAAAGCGCGCGCTGGCTGGTGGCGAAGGGGCGGATCGGCGAAGCGGCGGCGCTGCTCAAGAGATTGTCGACGGAGTTCGGCGAAAAGCCGATGGATCTTCGCGCGGAAGGCGTCGCTTTGGCGAACGCCAGACCGAACGCTACGCCGGTCAGGCAGGACGTCGGCTATTCGACGCTGTTCCGCCAAGCCTATCGCGCACGCACGATGCTCGTCTCCTTGCCATGGATGCTGATGGACGTCGCGACCTACGGCGTCGGCCTGTTCACCCCGGTCATTCTCGGCGCCATGCATCTTGGCGCCGCCGACGCCGGCTCGATCGCGGCCGACTTCGCCGATGCGGAAGGCAGCGCCATCGTCGACGCTTTTCTCATCATCGGCTTTGTGGCGAGCCTCTGGGCCGTTCCGCGCTTCGGGCGGATCACCATGCAGGTCGCGGGATTTAGCGGCATGGGGCTCGGCATGCTGCTGTTGCTCTTCGCGGCGATGTCGGACAATGGCGCGAATGCGCATCTCGCCTTCGTCATCGGCGGCTTCATGCTGTTCAATTTCGCGATGAACGCCGGACCCAACGCGACGACCTTCACCCTCGCGCCGACGCTTTTTCCAACGGCGATTCGCGCCTCGGCGAGCGGCTTCGCGGCGGCGAGCGCCAAGGTCGGCGCCACTTTCGGCACATTCGTGGTGCCGCAACTGCAGGCCGGCTGGGGACTGACGGGCGTCGTCGCGCTTATGGTCGCCGTTAGCGTCGCAGGGCTGATGACGACGGCCGGCCTGGCGCACGCGGTCAATGAAGAGGGCGTGCTCGAGGAATAG
- a CDS encoding polyphosphate kinase 2 family protein — protein MNFVKRFRVEPGSDVDLESIDPGFHGDYANDAEAAQALQRNLARITELQRKLYADRTHSLLIVLQGIDSAGKDGTCWHVISAMDPQGVQVTGFKQPTPEEQAHDFLWRVHPHAPQRGYVSIFNRSHYEDVLVVRVHKLAPKDVWKPRYDFINEWEKLLAVENKTTILKFFLYISKEEQLERFKARLDDPAHQWKISASDYSEREKWDDYIKAFEAALSRCSTGHAPWFVIPSNHKWFRNLAVSSIIADTLDDLNLKLPKPSVDIEQIRKLYDQAKSEEERSKGR, from the coding sequence ATGAATTTCGTCAAGAGGTTCCGCGTCGAGCCCGGCTCGGACGTCGATCTCGAATCGATCGATCCGGGTTTTCATGGCGACTATGCGAATGATGCCGAAGCGGCGCAGGCGTTGCAGCGCAATCTCGCGCGCATCACCGAGCTGCAGCGTAAACTCTACGCCGACCGCACGCATTCTCTGCTGATCGTTTTGCAAGGGATCGACAGCGCCGGCAAAGACGGCACCTGTTGGCACGTCATCAGCGCCATGGACCCGCAAGGCGTGCAAGTGACGGGGTTCAAGCAGCCGACTCCCGAGGAACAAGCGCACGACTTCCTGTGGCGCGTTCATCCGCATGCGCCGCAACGCGGCTACGTTTCGATCTTCAATCGCTCGCATTACGAAGACGTGCTCGTCGTGCGCGTGCATAAGCTCGCGCCAAAAGACGTGTGGAAGCCGCGCTACGACTTCATCAATGAATGGGAAAAGCTGCTGGCGGTAGAAAACAAGACGACCATTCTGAAGTTCTTTCTCTATATCTCAAAAGAAGAACAGCTCGAGCGCTTCAAGGCGCGGCTCGACGATCCGGCGCACCAGTGGAAGATCAGCGCCAGCGACTATTCCGAGCGGGAGAAATGGGACGATTACATCAAGGCGTTCGAGGCGGCCTTGTCGCGCTGCTCGACCGGCCATGCGCCCTGGTTCGTGATCCCGTCGAACCACAAATGGTTTCGCAATCTCGCGGTTTCCAGCATCATCGCCGATACGCTCGACGATCTCAATCTGAAGCTGCCCAAGCCCTCCGTCGACATCGAGCAGATTCGCAAGCTTTACGATCAAGCAAAGAGCGAAGAGGAAAGGAGCAAAGGCCGGTGA
- a CDS encoding plasma-membrane proton-efflux P-type ATPase, translated as MPDVSAKSPAGQSSPALSLDPAQIKISQRLETLKTTESGLTAAEAARRLAEYGPNTLEDKTESKWRRLLNYFWGPLPFLIEAAAVISALRRDWPDFGVVAGLLLYNAVVGFWQDNKAANALAALKKNLAPRARVLRDGAWTSIPAAELTPGDIVSVAAGQIIPADLLLIEGDYLSCDQAALTGESLPVSKKIGDDAYSGAIAKQGAMTGVVTATGERTFFGRTAKLVGAAGAVSHSQRAVTEVGDFLLVLAFFLALILVGAQLYREVIATDDWSWDRVGSIAQYVLVLLIASIPVALPAVMSVTMAIGAYALSLQKAIVSRLNAIEELAGVDVLCSDKTGTLTMNKLTVQSALPYGAFKSDDVMLFAALATEKSSEDSIDLAVMAALPAHDALEGFKQKAFTPFDPVSKRTISTVADATGGVRHYAKGAPQAISALVRPDSQTLQRYQNDVAALAAKGQRALGVAMSEDGARWQLVGLISLMDPPRADAKSTIAEARRLGLQVKMVTGDDVAIGDEIAAQLGMGSHLLVASDVFKGDVKASALPRSVVDAVERADGFGRVFPEHKYEIVKALQSVGHIVAMTGDGVNDAPALKQADCGIAVSGATDAARSAAALILTAPGLSTIVNAIRVSRQIFQRIESYIYYRIAMTLDIMIVVVASIVFFDFQPLTAIMIVALALLDDIPIMTIAYDNVPVAPQPVRWDMRRIFIFASLMGLIAVAETFGFLLIGMRWTLDDALQTMIPIDPGQLQTLLFLQLAVGGHLLLFSVRTKNAIFAPPYPSARLFWAIAATQVVAVLLCLYGVGVDAVPGAAIVGVWLYCLLWVVVTEIVKMIYWRLAGRRDKSLTAGRVALAG; from the coding sequence ATGCCGGACGTCAGCGCGAAATCGCCGGCGGGCCAATCTTCGCCAGCGCTTTCCCTAGATCCGGCGCAGATCAAAATCTCGCAGCGACTCGAGACGCTGAAGACGACCGAGAGCGGCCTCACCGCCGCCGAAGCGGCGCGACGGCTCGCGGAATACGGCCCGAACACGCTAGAGGACAAGACGGAAAGCAAGTGGCGCCGTCTCCTTAACTATTTCTGGGGGCCGCTGCCGTTTCTCATCGAAGCCGCCGCGGTCATTTCCGCCCTGCGGCGGGACTGGCCCGATTTCGGCGTCGTCGCCGGTCTTCTCCTCTATAACGCCGTGGTCGGATTCTGGCAGGACAACAAGGCGGCGAATGCGCTCGCGGCCCTGAAGAAAAACCTCGCGCCCCGCGCGCGCGTGCTGCGCGACGGCGCCTGGACCTCGATTCCCGCCGCTGAACTGACGCCGGGCGATATCGTCAGCGTCGCCGCGGGCCAAATCATCCCCGCCGATCTGCTGCTCATCGAAGGCGATTATTTGAGCTGCGATCAGGCGGCGCTCACCGGCGAATCGCTGCCCGTCTCAAAGAAAATTGGCGACGACGCCTATTCGGGCGCGATCGCCAAACAAGGCGCGATGACAGGCGTCGTTACGGCGACGGGCGAGCGCACCTTCTTCGGCCGCACCGCGAAGCTCGTCGGCGCCGCCGGCGCCGTTTCGCATTCGCAACGCGCAGTGACGGAGGTCGGCGACTTTCTCCTCGTGCTCGCATTTTTTCTGGCGCTGATCCTCGTCGGCGCGCAACTCTATCGGGAAGTCATCGCCACGGACGATTGGAGTTGGGATCGCGTCGGCTCCATCGCCCAATACGTGCTGGTGCTGCTGATCGCTTCGATTCCGGTCGCGCTGCCGGCGGTCATGTCGGTGACGATGGCGATCGGCGCCTATGCGCTCTCCTTGCAGAAAGCCATTGTTTCGCGCCTGAACGCGATCGAGGAGCTTGCCGGAGTCGACGTGCTGTGCAGCGACAAGACCGGCACGCTGACGATGAACAAGCTCACCGTGCAAAGCGCCCTTCCCTATGGGGCGTTCAAGAGCGACGACGTAATGCTCTTCGCCGCGCTGGCGACGGAAAAGAGCAGCGAAGACTCGATCGACCTCGCGGTGATGGCGGCGCTGCCGGCGCATGATGCGCTTGAAGGCTTCAAGCAGAAGGCTTTCACGCCATTCGATCCCGTCAGCAAACGCACAATCTCGACGGTCGCCGACGCTACTGGCGGCGTTCGCCATTACGCCAAAGGCGCGCCGCAGGCGATATCCGCGCTGGTGCGGCCCGACTCTCAGACGTTGCAGCGCTATCAAAACGACGTGGCGGCGCTCGCCGCCAAGGGCCAACGCGCACTGGGCGTCGCCATGTCGGAAGATGGCGCGCGGTGGCAGCTGGTCGGCCTGATCTCGCTCATGGACCCGCCGCGCGCTGACGCCAAGTCGACGATCGCGGAGGCCCGCAGGCTCGGGCTGCAAGTCAAGATGGTGACCGGCGATGACGTCGCCATCGGCGACGAGATCGCCGCGCAGCTCGGCATGGGTTCGCATCTTCTCGTCGCGAGCGACGTCTTCAAAGGCGACGTCAAGGCCAGCGCCCTGCCGCGCAGCGTCGTCGACGCGGTGGAGCGGGCCGACGGATTCGGCAGAGTGTTCCCGGAACACAAATATGAGATCGTCAAGGCGCTTCAGTCGGTCGGCCATATCGTCGCGATGACCGGCGACGGCGTGAATGACGCGCCGGCGCTCAAACAAGCCGACTGCGGCATCGCCGTCAGCGGCGCGACCGATGCGGCGCGGAGCGCCGCCGCGTTGATCCTCACGGCGCCGGGACTTTCGACCATCGTCAACGCGATCCGCGTATCGCGGCAGATTTTCCAGCGCATCGAAAGCTACATCTACTATCGGATCGCGATGACGCTCGACATCATGATCGTCGTCGTCGCGTCGATCGTGTTTTTCGATTTTCAACCGCTGACCGCCATCATGATCGTCGCGCTTGCGCTGCTCGACGACATCCCCATCATGACGATCGCCTATGACAATGTCCCCGTCGCGCCGCAGCCGGTGAGATGGGACATGCGGCGCATCTTCATTTTCGCATCGCTGATGGGTCTGATCGCGGTCGCCGAAACCTTCGGTTTTCTGCTGATCGGCATGCGCTGGACGCTCGACGATGCGCTGCAGACGATGATCCCGATCGATCCGGGCCAGCTTCAGACGCTGCTGTTTCTTCAGCTCGCCGTCGGCGGCCATCTGCTGCTCTTCAGCGTGCGCACCAAAAACGCGATTTTTGCGCCGCCCTATCCAAGCGCCAGACTGTTCTGGGCGATCGCCGCGACTCAGGTCGTCGCCGTGCTGCTTTGCCTTTACGGAGTCGGCGTCGACGCCGTTCCCGGCGCGGCGATCGTCGGCGTGTGGCTCTACTGCCTCCTTTGGGTGGTCGTGACCGAGATTGTGAAGATGATCTACTGGCGTCTGGCCGGCCGGCGCGACAAGAGCCTGACGGCCGGTCGCGTCGCCCTCGCCGGTTGA
- a CDS encoding HlyD family efflux transporter periplasmic adaptor subunit, with product MALSRKSIRSRREFLLKIVIAAGLAGALIALSRWYFYDRDWVTTDNAFITGNIIPVQADATGVVAAVLAEETQLVKKGDVLVRLDGQRARAALAQAEAELGRAVRAVGALYAQRRQVCQKVISRAALRDRTRHDLARYREATLSGAASRQVLQNTEDQLAAQEADLREAQAEYQSVEARVVGVTRMNHPDIEAAKARYNDAYVEFVRQNIRAPATGYVAKRSVQVGKRVRPGDAILNIVPLDHLWVEANLWENRMAKVRPGQPATIKVDLYGSEHIYHGEVAGLVPGSGAVFAALPPDNATGNFIRIVQRIPVRIALRADELEKQPLRPGLSTVASINVSGPLQSPNHSIVKTTTNEYLTDVYDKDLADAKARADKIVKDNAIGASNDGAACTAAE from the coding sequence ATGGCGCTATCCCGCAAAAGCATCCGCTCCCGCAGAGAGTTCCTGCTCAAGATCGTCATTGCGGCGGGTCTTGCCGGCGCGCTGATCGCGCTCTCGCGATGGTATTTTTACGACCGCGACTGGGTGACGACGGACAACGCCTTCATCACCGGCAACATCATTCCGGTTCAGGCGGACGCGACGGGAGTCGTGGCCGCCGTGCTCGCTGAAGAAACGCAGCTCGTCAAGAAGGGCGACGTGCTCGTTCGCCTCGACGGCCAACGCGCAAGAGCGGCGCTCGCGCAGGCGGAGGCCGAACTGGGCCGCGCGGTTCGCGCCGTCGGCGCGCTTTACGCGCAGCGCCGCCAGGTCTGCCAAAAGGTCATTTCCCGCGCCGCGCTTCGCGACAGGACGCGCCACGATCTCGCAAGATATCGCGAGGCGACGCTGAGCGGCGCCGCTTCGCGACAGGTGCTGCAGAACACCGAGGACCAGCTCGCCGCGCAGGAAGCCGATCTGCGCGAGGCGCAGGCGGAATATCAGTCGGTCGAGGCGCGCGTCGTCGGCGTGACGCGGATGAACCATCCCGACATCGAGGCCGCCAAGGCGCGATACAACGACGCTTACGTCGAATTCGTGCGCCAGAACATTCGGGCGCCGGCGACCGGCTATGTCGCCAAGCGCAGCGTTCAGGTCGGCAAGCGGGTGCGCCCCGGCGACGCCATCCTCAATATCGTGCCGCTCGACCATCTGTGGGTCGAAGCGAATCTCTGGGAAAACAGGATGGCCAAGGTTCGTCCCGGGCAGCCGGCGACGATCAAGGTCGATCTCTACGGATCGGAGCACATCTACCACGGAGAAGTGGCGGGGCTCGTTCCGGGCTCCGGCGCCGTTTTCGCGGCTCTGCCCCCCGATAACGCGACCGGCAACTTCATTCGAATCGTTCAGCGCATTCCGGTGCGCATCGCCTTGCGGGCGGACGAACTCGAGAAACAGCCCTTGCGTCCCGGCCTGTCGACGGTCGCCTCGATTAATGTGTCCGGCCCGCTGCAATCGCCGAATCACTCGATCGTCAAGACGACGACGAATGAATATCTGACCGACGTCTATGACAAGGATCTCGCAGATGCGAAGGCCCGCGCCGACAAGATCGTGAAGGACAACGCCATAGGCGCGTCGAACGACGGCGCCGCCTGCACCGCCGCCGAATAG